TGAAGCCAAGACCAAGTCGCTCGCGTCCGTTTTCGAGACGCTCGGCCTGACCAACGCCCTCTTCATCGGCGGCGCAGAGCTTGATGGCAACTTCAAGCTCGCAGCTCAGAACATCCCGAACATCGATGTTCTGCCGATCCAGGGCATCAACGTTTACGATATCGTGCGCCGCGGCAAGCTCGTGCTTTCCAAGGCTGCGGTTGAAGCGCTAGAGGAGCGATTCAAGTGACCGATCTTCGCCACTACGATGTGATCGTCTCTCCGGCGATCACCGAAAAGTCCACGCTGGTATCCGAAAACAACCAGGTTGTTTTCAATGTCGCCAAGCAGGCGACGAAGCCGGAAATCAAGGCTGCGGTCGAGGCGCTGTTCGGCGTCAAGGTCACGGCTGTCAACACTCTGCTGCGCAAGGGCAAGACCAAGCGGTTCCGCGGTTTCGTCGGCAAGCAGAAGGACGTGAAGAAGGCTGTTGTGACGCTGGCTGAAGGCCAGACGATCGACGTCTCCACCGGTCTCTGAGGTATAAGAAAATGGCATTGAAAACTTTCAATCCGATCACCCCGAGCCAGCGCCAGCTGGTCATCGTCGACCGCTCGGCCCTCTACAAGGGCAAGCCGGTCAAGGCGCTGACGGAAGGTCTGACCAAGAGCGGCGGTCGTAACAACCTCGGCCGCATCACCGCCCGCTTCATCGGCGGCGGTCACAAGCGCACCTATCGTCTGATCGACTTCAAGCGTCGTAAGTTCGACGTCGAAGGCACGGTCGAGCGTATCGAATACGATCCGAACCGCACGGCTTTCATCGCGCTGGTCAACTATGCTGACGGCGAGAAGGCTTATATCCTCGCTCCTCAGCGCCTCGCTGCCGGTGACAAGGTCATCGCTTCCGAGAAGGCTGTCGACGTCAAGCCCGGCAACACCATGCCGCTGCAGTTCATCCCGGTCGGCTCCATCATCCACAACGTGGAAATGAAGCCGGGCAAGGGTGGTCAGATCGCTCGCTCCGCCGGTGGCTACGCACAGCTCGTCGGCCGCGACCAGGGCATGGCGATCCTTCGCCTGAACTCCGGTGAACAGCGTCTCGTCCATGGCTCCTGCCTTGCTTCGATCGGCGCCGTCTCCAACCCTGATCACGCCAACATCAACGACGGCAAGGCCGGTCGTACCGTTTGGCGCGGCAAGCGTCCGCATAACCGCGGTGTCGTCATGAACCCGGTCGACCATCCGCACGGCGGTGGCGAAGGCCGCACCTCCGGTGGTCGCCATCCGGTGACGCCGTGGGGCAAGCCGACCAAGGGCAAGCGCACCCGGTCGAACAAGTCGACCGACAAGATGATCATGCGCTCGCGTCATCAGCGTAAGAAGTAAGAGAGGAAGTCTCCAATGGCTCGTTCAGTATGGAAAGGTCCGTTCGTTGACGGCTATCTTCTCAAGAAGGCTGAGAAGGTTCGTGAAGGCGGTCGTAGTGAAGTGATCAAGATCTGGAGCCGTCGCTCCACGATCCTGCCGCAGTTCGTCGGTCTCACCTTCGGCGTCTACAACGGCAGCAAGCATATCCCGGTCAGCGTCAATGAAGACATGGTCGGCCACAAATTCGGTGAATTCTCTCCGACCCGCACCTACTACGGTCACGGCGCGGACAAGAAGGCGAAGAGGAAGTAACAATGGGCAAGGCAAAAGCCGAACGCCGGCTGAAGGACAACGAGGCGCAAGCAGTCGCCCGCACGCTCCGCGTCAGCCCCCAGAAGCTCAACCTGGTTGCTGCGGCTATTCGTGGCAAGAAGGTCGAGCGCGCACTCGCTGAGCTGGAGTTCTCCCGCAAGCGCATCGCAGGCGCCGTCAAGAAGACGCTCGAATCTGCGATCGCCAACGCCGAGAACAACCACGATCTCGACGTCGACTCGCTGGTTGTCGCCGAGGCCTATGTCGGCAAGTCGATCGTCATGAAGCGTTTCCACGCTCGTGGCCGCGGTCGCGCGTCGCGCATCGAAAAGCCCTTCGCGCACCTGACGATCGTCGTTCGTGAAGTGCAGGCAGCAGAGGAGGCCGCATAATGGGTCAGAAAATCAATCCAATCGGTTTCCGTCTCGGAATCAACCGTACCTGGGATAGCCGCTGGTTTGCGGATAATGCCGAGTACGGTCAGCTGCTGCACGAAGACCTGAAGATGCGCAAGTTCGTCATGAGCGAACTGAAGCAGGCCGGGATCTCCAAGGTGGTCATCGAGCGTCCGCACAAGAAGTGCCGCGTCACGATCCACTCGGCACGTCCGGGCCTGATCATCGGCCGCAAGGGCGCTGACATCGACAAGCTCCGCAAGAAGCTGTCGGAGATGACCAATTCGGAAACGCACCTCAACATCGTCGAAGTGCGCAAGCCCGAAGTCGATGCGACGCTGGTCGCTCAGTCGATCGCCCAGCAGCTCGAGCGTCGCGTGGCTTTCCGTCGCGCCATGAAGCGCGCCGTTCAGTCCGCGATGCGTCTTGGCGCCGAAGGCATCAAGATCACCTGCGCTGGCCGTCTCGGCGGCGCTGAAATCGCCCGTACGGAATGGTACCGCGAAGGTCGTGTGCCGTTGCACACGCTGCGCGCCGACATCGACTACGGCACGGCTGAAGCAGAAACCGCGTTCGGCATCTGCGGCATCAAGGTCTGGATCTTCAAGGGCGAAATCCTTGAGCATGATCCGATGGCTTCCGAGCGCCGCGCGATGGAAGGTGACGCCCAGGGTCCGGCAAGCCGTGATCGTGACCGCGACAGAGACCGTCGCCGCGACAACGCTTGATAGCGCGCGTGGCAGAGAAGTTCGGAGAATAAGAAAATGTTGCAGCCAAAGCGTACCAAGTACCGCAAGCAGTTCAAGGGCCGCATCAAGGGCGTCGCCAAGGGCGGTTCTGACCTGGCATTCGGCGAATTCGGCCTGAAGGCACAGGAACCCAACCGCGTCAATGCGCGCGAGATCGAAGCGGCCCGCCGCGCGATCACGCGTTATATGAAGCGCGCCGGCCGTGTATGGATCCGCGTGTTCCCGGACGTTCCGGTAACCAAAAAGCCGACCGAAGTCCGTATGGGTAAGGGTAAGGGCTCCGTTGAATATTGGGCATGCAAGGTCAAGCCTGGCCGTATGATGTTCGAGATCGACGGTGTCAGCGAAGAAATCGCCCGTGAGGCGCTTCGCCTCGGCTCTGCCAAGCTCTCGGTCAAGACGCGCTTCGTTCAGCGCATTGCAGAGTAAGGGATTGAGCTCATGAAAGCCTCAGACGTTCGCGCGTTCACCGCCGACCAACTCAAGGACGAGCTTGCCAAGCTGAAGAAGGAGCAGTTCAACCTGCGCTTCCAGAAGGCGACCGGCCAGCTCGAAAAGTCCTCGCGCATCAACGAAGTCCGCAAGGACATCGCCCGCGTGAAAACCATTGCCCGCCAGAAGGCGGCAGAAGTTAAGGCCTAAAGGAAGAAAAATATGCCGAAGCGCATCCTGCAGGGCGTCGTCGTTGGCGACAAGAACGAGAAGACGGTAGTGGTTCGTGTCGAGCGTCGTTTCGCTCACCCGCTGCTCCAGAAGACCGTTCGTCGTTCCAAGAAGTACAAGGCCCACGACGAGAACAATCAGTACAAGATTGGCGATACCGTATCCATCGAGGAATGCGCGCCGATCTCCAAGGACAAGCGCTGGACGGTGATTTCCGCCCAGGGCAAGTAACAGAATTTTGCGCGAGGCCTTGCGTCTCGCCGAAATATCTGTATGAAGCAGCGTCAGAACGCTCGAATGCCGGGCGTTCTTTTGCTTTGAGCGCACGGAAGGTCCCGTTCGGGAAACCACCCTGGCACGATCGATCCCGCGCTATTCAGCTATTGCCGCGTCTGTGCTGCCGTCATGGCAACTCGGCCGGCGAAAATTTTCATAAGCCGGAGTAGGGGGCTAGCCCAACCATTCCGGTAAACCAAGAAGGCGACCTGATATGATTCAGATGCAAACAAACCTCGACGTCGCGGATAATTCCGGCGCACGTCGTGTCATGTGCATCAAGGTGCTGGGCGGCTCGAAGCGCAAGTATGCCTCGATCGGCGACGTCATCGTCGTTTCGATCAAGGAAGCGATCCCGCGCGGCCGCGTGAAGAAGGGTGACGTGATGAAGGCGGTTGTCGTTCGCACCGCCAAGGACATCCGTCGTGCAGATGGCTCCGTCATCCGCTTCGACACCAACGCAGCAGTCCTCATCGACAACAAGAAAGAGCCGATCGGCACCCGTATCTTCGGACCGGTTCCGCGCGAACTTCGCGCCAAGAACCACATGAAGATCATCTCGCTGGCTCCCGAAGTACTGTAAGGAGCGAAGCGATGCAGAAGATTCGTAAGGGCGACAAGGTCGTCATGCTCGCTGGCAAGGACAAGGGCCGTACCGGCGAAGTTGTCCAGGTCATGCCGAAGGAAGATCGTGCCGTTGTTCGTGGCGTCAACGTCGTCAAGCGCCACCAGCGCCAGACGCAGACCCAGGAAGCCGGCATCATCAACAAGGAAGCCCCGGTTCACCTGTCCAACGTTGCAATCATCGACAAGGACGGCAAGCCGACCCGCGTCGGTTTCAAGGTTGTTGACGGCAAGAAGGTCCGTGTGGCCAAGCGTTCTGGAGAAGTGATCGATGGCTGAGGCAAAATATGAGCCGCGGCTCAAGAAGGAATATGTCGAGCGCATCCGCAAGGCGTTGCAGGAGCAGTTCTCCTACGCCAACGAGATGATGATTCCGAAGCTCGACAAGATCGTGATCAACATGGGTGTCGGCGAAGCGACCGCTGACTCGAAGAAGCCGACGGTAGCTGCCGCCGACCTCGCAGCGATTGCCGGCCAGAAGCCGGTCATCACCCGCGCACGTAACTCTATCGCGGGCTTCAAGGTCCGCGAACAGATGCCGATCGGCGCGAAGGTCACCCTGCGCGGCGCCCGCATGTACGAGTTCTTGGACCGTCTCGTGAACATCGCGCTCCCGCGCGTTCGCGACTTCCGCGGCCTGAACCCGAAAAGCTTTGACGGCCGTGGCAACTTCGCCATGGGCATCAAGGAGCACATTGTGTTCCCTGAGATCAACTACGACAAGGTTGATCAGATGTGGGGCATGGACATCATCGTTTGCACGACGGCGACGACCGACGACGAAGCACGGGCTCTTCTGAAAGAGTTCAGCTTCCCGTTCCGTCAATAACCGTAACGACGAGCGTAGAAAAGGAACCTGACATGGCGAAGACAAGCGCAGTTGAAAAGAACAAGCGCCGCCGTACTACGGTCGCTAACCAGGCCGCTAAGCGGGCTGGGTTGAAGGCGATCATCATGAACCAGGCTCTTCCGATCGAAGAGCGGTTCAAGGCCTCGATCAAGCTGGCATCCCTGCCGCGTGATGGATCGAAGACCCGTATTCGCAACCGTTGCGAAGTTTCGGGGCGTCCGCGCGCATATTACCGCAAACTGCGCATGTCGCGTATTGCGCTGCGTGAACTCGGCAATCTCGGCAAGGTGCCGGGTATCGTCAAGTCGAGCTGGTAAGGAGCAGGTTACATGACAATGACTGATCCGTTGGGCGACATGCTCACTCGCATCCGTAACGGCGCTTCCCGCCGCAAGTCGTCGGTCTCGACGCCTGCTTCGAAGCTCCGTGCACGTGTTCTCGATGTTCTGCAGTCCGAAGGCTACATCCGTGGCTATTCCGTTGTCGATTTCGGCAATGGCAAGTCGGAACTCAGCATCGAGCTGAAATATTATGAAGGCGCATCGGTGATCCGTGAGATCGGCCGTGTGTCCAAGCCGGGCCGCCGGGTTTATGTCTCGGTCAAGTCCATTCCGCAGGTCGCGAACGGTCTCGGCATCACCATCCTTTCGACCCCGAAGGGTGTGATGGCCGATCACCAGGCTCGCGAAGAGAACGTTGGTGGCGAGGTTCTTTGCTCGGTCTTCTAAGATCGGGCAGGGATCTCCATAGCGAACAGACAGGATTGAAACATGTCTCGTATCGGTAAGAAGCCCGTTCAGGTACCTGCTGGGATCACGGCTACGGTCGATGGCCAGAAGGTGACTGCAAAGGGCCCGAAGGGCGAGCTGTTTTTCGTTGCTAACGACGAAATCAGCCTCAAGCTTGAAAATAACGCCGTCGTCGTGACGCCGGTGAACCAGACCAAGGATGCGCGCGCAAAGTGGGGCATGTCCCGCACGATGATCGAAGGCATCTTCAAGGGCGTCAAGGACGGTTTCGAGCGCAAGCTTGAAATCAACGGCGTCGGTTACCGCGCCGCCATGCAGGGCAAGAACCTGCAGTTGGCCCTCGGTTTCAGCCACGACGTGATCTACGAGCCGCCGGTCGGTATCTCGATCGTTGTTCCGAAGCCGACGGAAATCGTCGTCAGCGGCATCAACAAGCAGCAGGTCGGTCAGGTTGCCGCCGAAATCCGCGAATATCGCGGTCCCGAGCCCTACAAGGGCAAGGGCGTCAAGTACGCTGACGAGCGGATCGTCCGCAAAGAAGGCAAGAAGAAGTAAGGATCACGCGAAATGGCTAGCAGGAAAGAAGCACTTGCACGTCGTGCCAACCGCGTGCGCCGTCATCTCAAGTCGGTGGCCAATGGCCGTCCGCGCCTGTCGGTTCATCGCTCCTCGAAGAACATCTACGCCCAGGTCATCGATGATGTGGCCGGCAAGACGCTTGCGTCTGCCTCCACCCTCGAGAAGGATCTGCGCGGTTCTCTGAAGACCGGTGCCGATACCGCCGCCGCTACCGTTGTGGGCAAGCTCCTCGCAGAGCGCGCCTCCAAGGCCGGTGTTACGGAAGTCGTGTTCGACCGTGGCGCCTTCATCTATCACGGCCGCATCAAGGCTCTCGCCGAAGCGGCCCGCGAAGGCGGTCTCACCTTCTGATCAGTTTCCGGCCGGACGCCTCAAGCGCCGGCCGGATTTTCGCCGGACCGCAGGCACTCTCCGAAAGGGGAGGCTGATGCGGTCCACATTTGTTTGCCGATTGCACCCGGAAAAGAAAAAGGAAGAGGACAATGGCACAGGAAAGAAGGCCGCAGCGGGACGACCGCCAGAGCCGTGAAGAGCGCGATAGCGAATTCGTCGACAAGCTTGTCGCGATCAACCGCGTCGCCAAGGTCGTCAAGGGCGGCCGTCGTTTCGGTTTCGCAGCCCTCGTCGTCGTCGGCGACCAGAAGGGCCGCGTCGGCTTCGGCCATGGCAAGGCACGTGAAGTGCCGGAAGCCATCCGCAAGGCAACCGAAGCCGCCAAGCGCGAACTGATCTTCGTACCGCTGCGTGACGGCCGTACGCTCCATCACGACGTTCATGGCCGCCACGGCGCCGGCAAGGTTCTGCTGCGCTCGGCCAAGGTCGGTACCGGCATCATCGCCGGCGGCCCGATGCGCGCCGTATTCGAGACGCTCGGCATGCACGACGTCGTCGCCAAGTCGACCGGTTCGTCGAACCCCTACAACATGGTTCGCGCCACCTTCGACGCTCTGAAGCACCAGGTTCACCCGAAGGACATCGCAGCTCAGCGCGGCATCAAGTATGCAACGCTGCAGGCTCGTCGTAGCGCCTCCGGCAACGCCTCTGAAGAATAAGAGGAGTTTGACAGATGGCCAAGGCTACCAAGAAGGCTGAAGCGAAGACTGTCACGATCGAACAGATCGGCAGCCCGATTCGCCGTCCGGATGTCCAGCAGCGCACGCTGATCGGTCTCGGATTGAACAAGATGCACCGTCGCCGCACGCTGGAGGATACCCCTTCCGTTCGTGGCATGATCCGTGCTGTCCAGCATCTCGTTCGCGTCGTCGACGAGAAGTGAGACGGAGGAAACGCTCATGAAACTCAATGAAATTAAAGACAACGAAGGCTCGACCCACAGCCGCAAGCGCCTCGGCCGCGGTATCGGCTCGGGTTCCGGCAAGACTGGTGGCCGCGGCGTGAAGGGTCAGAAGTCCCGTTCGGGCGTCGCCATCAATGGCTTCGAGGGCGGCCAGATGCCGATCTATCGTCGCCTGCCGAAGCGCGGCTTCAACAACATTTTCGCTTCCGATTTTGTTGTCGTGTCGCTGGCCCGCATCCAGACGGCGATTGACGCCGGCAAGCTCGATGCCAAGACGACCGTTGACGCAGCTGCCCTCAAGGCTGCTGGTGTCATCCGCCGCGTCAAGGACGGCGTTCGCATTCTCGCCGACGGCGAGATCAAGGCCAAGATCACCATCGTCGTTGCAGGCGCCTCAAAGCCTGCCGTCGAGAAGATCGAAAAGGCCGGCGGCACCGTGACGCTGCTTTCGGCTCCGGCTGCAGCCGAATAATAATCTGATGATATATCGCCCGGGGTGCTTCACACCGGGCGATTTTGCTCCCATATGTGGGCCTCACAAAAACTTGGCTGGCGCGCCCGCGTCATGCCGGTAAGACTCGAAAACAAGGGTGAGGCATGGGGTTGCGTTGCAATCCGTCCTAAGCCCGGTTTTGAATAATTTCATACTGATTCCGGGTCCGGTCTGTCCCCCAGAGACGCCGGAATTGGTAGCGCGGAGAAACGCATGGCTTCTGCAGCGGAACAATTGGCATCCAACCTCAATTTTTCGACCTTCGCCAAAGCCGAGGATTTGAAGAAGCGCTTGTGGTTCACACTGGCAGCTCTCCTCGTCTACCGACTTGGCACGCATATTCCGCTTCCAGGCCTCAATCCTGAAGCCTATGCCCAGGCTTTCCGCGGCCAGGCAGGCGGCATTCTCGGCCTTTTCAACATGTTTTCGGGCGGCGCCGTTGAGCGCATGGCGATCTTCGCGCTCGGCATCATGCCCTATATCTCTGCCTCGATCATCGTGCAGCTGATGACTTCGGTCGTGCCGGCGCTCGAAAACCTCAAGAAGGAAGGCGAGCAGGGCCGTAAGATCATCAACCAGTATACCCGCTACGGTACCGTTATCCTCGGTGCGCTGCAGGCCTATGGCATTGCCGCCGGCCTTGAAAGCGGCCAAGGCTTGGTCGTCGATCCGGGCTGGTTCTTCCGCGTCTCCACCGTTCTGACGCTGCTCGGCGGCACGATGTTCCTGATGTGGCTCGGCGAGCAGATCACGTCGCGCGGCATCGGCAACGGCATCTCGCTGATCATCTTCGCCGGCATCGCTGCCGGCCTTCCCACAGCTCTTGCCGGCACGCTCGAACTCGGCCGCACCGGCGCGCTATCGACCCCGCTGATCCTGCTCGTGATCATCGTCGCGATCGCCGTCATTGCCATCATCGTCTTCGTCGAGCGCGCCCAGCGCCGACTGCTGATCCAGTATCCGAAGCGCCAGGTCGGCAACCGGATGTTCCAGGGCGATACGTCCCACCTGCCGTTGAAACTCAACACATCAGGTGTCATTCCGGCAATCTTCGCATCGTCGCTGCTGCTTCTGCCGGCAACGATTGCGGGCTTTGCCAGCACCACGGCAATGCCCTCCTGGGCGACATCGATCGTCGCGGCCCTCGGTCATGGCCAGCCACTCTATATGGTGCTCTATGCGGCGCTGATCGCCTTCTTCGCCTTCTTCTACACGGCCATCGTTTTCAATCCGAAGGATACGGCTGATAATCTGAAGAAGCATGGCGGCTTCATTCCCGGCATCCGTCCGGGCGACCGCACCGCCGAATATATCGACTACGTGCTGACCCGAATCACGGTGATCGGCGCGCTCTATCTGGTCTTCGTCTGCATCCTTCCGGAGATATTGGTGTCGCAAACCGGCATCCCATTAGCCCTTGGTGGGACTTCGCTTTTGATCGTGGTTAGCGTAACTCTTGATACGGTTGCACAGATCCAGGGTCACTTGATCGCGCAGCAATACGAAGGCCTGATCAAGAAATCGAAGTTGCGTGGAGGAAAGAGGGGGCGATGAGACTTATCCTTTTGGGGCCGCCGGGCGCGGGTAAGGGAACCCAGGCCCAGCGGATCGTGGAAAAGCACGGCATTCCACAGCTTTCCACGGGGGACATGCTGCGTGCAGCGGTTAACGCCGGCACCGATGTCGGCAAGCGTGCGAAGGCGGTCATGGACGCCGGCAAGCTCGTCTCGGATGAGATCGTCATTGCCATCGTTTCCGAGCGTATCGATCAACCCGATTGTGCCAACGGCTTCATCCTCGACGGCTTCCCCAGGACGCTCGTCCAGGCGGACGCCACCGAGGCGATGCTGAAGGCAAAAGGTCTCGGCCTCTCCGTTGTCATCGAATTCCGTGTCAATGACGACGAGTTGGTTCGTCGCGTTGCCGGTCGCTATTCCTGTGCACAGTGTGGCAGCGTCTATCACGATACCGATAAGGTTCCGGCTGCCGAAGGCGTCTGCGACAAGTGCGGTTCCACGCACTTCAAGCGCCGTCCTGATGACACTCCGGAGACCATGACGGCTCGTCTGCAGGTCTACTACAAGGAGACCTCACCGCTGATCGGCTATTACCATGCCAAGGGCAAGCTCAAGTCCGTGGACGGCATGGCAGAGATCGATCAGGTGACCGCTGAGGTCGAAAGCATTCTTTCCAAGCTTTAAGGCTTTGAAAATAAACTTGGCGGAACGGTTGCTTTTCAGCAGTGATTCCGCTAAACACCGCGCCAACTCGCGACATTCCATGCGATCGGCGCGGATTTCCCAGGGAAGTCCGGGTGCGGTCGTTTTGACATGTTGCGGACGTAAATCTGAACGGGCGGTTCTTAGAGCCGCATAACGAAGCCCACTTGCCGGATGGCAACTGGAATGCAAGGAGAACAGGCGTGGCACGTATCGC
The Rhizobium leguminosarum DNA segment above includes these coding regions:
- the rpsN gene encoding 30S ribosomal protein S14 — its product is MAKTSAVEKNKRRRTTVANQAAKRAGLKAIIMNQALPIEERFKASIKLASLPRDGSKTRIRNRCEVSGRPRAYYRKLRMSRIALRELGNLGKVPGIVKSSW
- the rplE gene encoding 50S ribosomal protein L5, whose amino-acid sequence is MAEAKYEPRLKKEYVERIRKALQEQFSYANEMMIPKLDKIVINMGVGEATADSKKPTVAAADLAAIAGQKPVITRARNSIAGFKVREQMPIGAKVTLRGARMYEFLDRLVNIALPRVRDFRGLNPKSFDGRGNFAMGIKEHIVFPEINYDKVDQMWGMDIIVCTTATTDDEARALLKEFSFPFRQ
- the rplF gene encoding 50S ribosomal protein L6 → MSRIGKKPVQVPAGITATVDGQKVTAKGPKGELFFVANDEISLKLENNAVVVTPVNQTKDARAKWGMSRTMIEGIFKGVKDGFERKLEINGVGYRAAMQGKNLQLALGFSHDVIYEPPVGISIVVPKPTEIVVSGINKQQVGQVAAEIREYRGPEPYKGKGVKYADERIVRKEGKKK
- the rplV gene encoding 50S ribosomal protein L22, whose product is MGKAKAERRLKDNEAQAVARTLRVSPQKLNLVAAAIRGKKVERALAELEFSRKRIAGAVKKTLESAIANAENNHDLDVDSLVVAEAYVGKSIVMKRFHARGRGRASRIEKPFAHLTIVVREVQAAEEAA
- the rpsS gene encoding 30S ribosomal protein S19, coding for MARSVWKGPFVDGYLLKKAEKVREGGRSEVIKIWSRRSTILPQFVGLTFGVYNGSKHIPVSVNEDMVGHKFGEFSPTRTYYGHGADKKAKRK
- a CDS encoding 50S ribosomal protein L23, with the translated sequence MTDLRHYDVIVSPAITEKSTLVSENNQVVFNVAKQATKPEIKAAVEALFGVKVTAVNTLLRKGKTKRFRGFVGKQKDVKKAVVTLAEGQTIDVSTGL
- the rpsC gene encoding 30S ribosomal protein S3, with product MGQKINPIGFRLGINRTWDSRWFADNAEYGQLLHEDLKMRKFVMSELKQAGISKVVIERPHKKCRVTIHSARPGLIIGRKGADIDKLRKKLSEMTNSETHLNIVEVRKPEVDATLVAQSIAQQLERRVAFRRAMKRAVQSAMRLGAEGIKITCAGRLGGAEIARTEWYREGRVPLHTLRADIDYGTAEAETAFGICGIKVWIFKGEILEHDPMASERRAMEGDAQGPASRDRDRDRDRRRDNA
- the rplX gene encoding 50S ribosomal protein L24, whose product is MQKIRKGDKVVMLAGKDKGRTGEVVQVMPKEDRAVVRGVNVVKRHQRQTQTQEAGIINKEAPVHLSNVAIIDKDGKPTRVGFKVVDGKKVRVAKRSGEVIDG
- the rpsE gene encoding 30S ribosomal protein S5, with product MAQERRPQRDDRQSREERDSEFVDKLVAINRVAKVVKGGRRFGFAALVVVGDQKGRVGFGHGKAREVPEAIRKATEAAKRELIFVPLRDGRTLHHDVHGRHGAGKVLLRSAKVGTGIIAGGPMRAVFETLGMHDVVAKSTGSSNPYNMVRATFDALKHQVHPKDIAAQRGIKYATLQARRSASGNASEE
- the secY gene encoding preprotein translocase subunit SecY — its product is MASAAEQLASNLNFSTFAKAEDLKKRLWFTLAALLVYRLGTHIPLPGLNPEAYAQAFRGQAGGILGLFNMFSGGAVERMAIFALGIMPYISASIIVQLMTSVVPALENLKKEGEQGRKIINQYTRYGTVILGALQAYGIAAGLESGQGLVVDPGWFFRVSTVLTLLGGTMFLMWLGEQITSRGIGNGISLIIFAGIAAGLPTALAGTLELGRTGALSTPLILLVIIVAIAVIAIIVFVERAQRRLLIQYPKRQVGNRMFQGDTSHLPLKLNTSGVIPAIFASSLLLLPATIAGFASTTAMPSWATSIVAALGHGQPLYMVLYAALIAFFAFFYTAIVFNPKDTADNLKKHGGFIPGIRPGDRTAEYIDYVLTRITVIGALYLVFVCILPEILVSQTGIPLALGGTSLLIVVSVTLDTVAQIQGHLIAQQYEGLIKKSKLRGGKRGR
- the rplP gene encoding 50S ribosomal protein L16, with translation MLQPKRTKYRKQFKGRIKGVAKGGSDLAFGEFGLKAQEPNRVNAREIEAARRAITRYMKRAGRVWIRVFPDVPVTKKPTEVRMGKGKGSVEYWACKVKPGRMMFEIDGVSEEIAREALRLGSAKLSVKTRFVQRIAE
- the rpsQ gene encoding 30S ribosomal protein S17, with protein sequence MPKRILQGVVVGDKNEKTVVVRVERRFAHPLLQKTVRRSKKYKAHDENNQYKIGDTVSIEECAPISKDKRWTVISAQGK
- the rplN gene encoding 50S ribosomal protein L14; this encodes MIQMQTNLDVADNSGARRVMCIKVLGGSKRKYASIGDVIVVSIKEAIPRGRVKKGDVMKAVVVRTAKDIRRADGSVIRFDTNAAVLIDNKKEPIGTRIFGPVPRELRAKNHMKIISLAPEVL
- the rpsH gene encoding 30S ribosomal protein S8, producing the protein MTMTDPLGDMLTRIRNGASRRKSSVSTPASKLRARVLDVLQSEGYIRGYSVVDFGNGKSELSIELKYYEGASVIREIGRVSKPGRRVYVSVKSIPQVANGLGITILSTPKGVMADHQAREENVGGEVLCSVF
- a CDS encoding adenylate kinase gives rise to the protein MRLILLGPPGAGKGTQAQRIVEKHGIPQLSTGDMLRAAVNAGTDVGKRAKAVMDAGKLVSDEIVIAIVSERIDQPDCANGFILDGFPRTLVQADATEAMLKAKGLGLSVVIEFRVNDDELVRRVAGRYSCAQCGSVYHDTDKVPAAEGVCDKCGSTHFKRRPDDTPETMTARLQVYYKETSPLIGYYHAKGKLKSVDGMAEIDQVTAEVESILSKL
- the rplR gene encoding 50S ribosomal protein L18, which produces MASRKEALARRANRVRRHLKSVANGRPRLSVHRSSKNIYAQVIDDVAGKTLASASTLEKDLRGSLKTGADTAAATVVGKLLAERASKAGVTEVVFDRGAFIYHGRIKALAEAAREGGLTF
- the rplB gene encoding 50S ribosomal protein L2 — its product is MALKTFNPITPSQRQLVIVDRSALYKGKPVKALTEGLTKSGGRNNLGRITARFIGGGHKRTYRLIDFKRRKFDVEGTVERIEYDPNRTAFIALVNYADGEKAYILAPQRLAAGDKVIASEKAVDVKPGNTMPLQFIPVGSIIHNVEMKPGKGGQIARSAGGYAQLVGRDQGMAILRLNSGEQRLVHGSCLASIGAVSNPDHANINDGKAGRTVWRGKRPHNRGVVMNPVDHPHGGGEGRTSGGRHPVTPWGKPTKGKRTRSNKSTDKMIMRSRHQRKK
- the rpmD gene encoding 50S ribosomal protein L30: MAKATKKAEAKTVTIEQIGSPIRRPDVQQRTLIGLGLNKMHRRRTLEDTPSVRGMIRAVQHLVRVVDEK
- the rpmC gene encoding 50S ribosomal protein L29, which produces MKASDVRAFTADQLKDELAKLKKEQFNLRFQKATGQLEKSSRINEVRKDIARVKTIARQKAAEVKA
- the rplO gene encoding 50S ribosomal protein L15 encodes the protein MKLNEIKDNEGSTHSRKRLGRGIGSGSGKTGGRGVKGQKSRSGVAINGFEGGQMPIYRRLPKRGFNNIFASDFVVVSLARIQTAIDAGKLDAKTTVDAAALKAAGVIRRVKDGVRILADGEIKAKITIVVAGASKPAVEKIEKAGGTVTLLSAPAAAE